From the Mus musculus strain C57BL/6J chromosome 10, GRCm38.p6 C57BL/6J genome, the window GCCTATTAAATTATGACcaaacagcaaaatcttgctggcatatgcaataacacagggcccctaatgaaggagctagagaaagtacccaaggagctaaaaggggtctgcaaccctataggaggatcaacaatatgaactaatcagtaaccccccccccccagggctgtgtctctagctgcatatgtagcagaggatggctcagtcagccatcaatgggaggaagaggcccttggtcttgggaagattatatgccccagtacaggggaatgccagggccaggaagcaggagtgggtgagttggggagcaggaaagggggtggggggggagggtatacgggactttggggatagcatttgaaatgtaaatgaagaaaatatctagtaaaaaaaatgcttaaaacattaTGACCAGAGCTGACAAGGAGACACGTCCAGGTGATGGGTACCGACATACCTAGCCCTCTGTACCGGGAAAGCTGCTGATAGATCTGCTTCATTCTTTCAATATTCAGTCTGCTTGCCTCAGCATGGTTCACCATCGGTTTGGGGTAATTAACTCCTATCAAACACTTGGCAACCTTCTGGATGCCTTCTGGTGCATTCCAAGGATCGTAGATATATTTTGCAGGGAAGCCTCTTAGGACAGGTAAATAACGCCTTTTGGGagaaggaagaattttttttttaatcagcggCACTATAAGcacattataataaaatatgaatCATGAATAAAAAAAAGCACATCTATAGCCCTGAAATGATGTGTCACTCCTCCCAGTCCTGCTGCCCACCAACAACACAGAGTgtcttgaattcagagatgagcctgcctctgcagcccaggtctgggattaaaggtgtgcgccaccatgccctgaaATACTAGAGAATACTAGTGTTGCTAAGCACAAAGAGCTAGCTCTTCCTTGGATTAGCTATTTCAAACTGAATGATAACCACCCTTACCTAATATAGTCTCCATTGGGATCTGTCCTCCTACCAAAACCCACAGGGCAGTAGCAGTGAAAAAATTGCTGAAAAAAGGAACTGCAGGACAGCCACATCCAACTTCCAGCATTTATGCTCCAATCTGCATCAAGCAGTAACTCTTCAAAGACCTTGGGAAGAAACAGTAAACAAGCaatgtacatatacatttacCCAAAGAGCATCTCTCAGGTCACTGTAGAGCAAAACTCAAGACAAGAAAATCTAGATAGAACTGAAAATTAAACATTCTAAAATATACATTGTATTCTAATAAGAAATTTCTGGGAAAGAATACACAGGAAATACAGCTTTCTGGATAGAATTTACTTCTATAattgtggaggtttgaatgagaagagGCCCCAcaggcgtacacacacacatgagagcgcacgcgcgcgcacgcgcgcgtgtgtgtgtgtgtgtgtgtgtgtgtgtgtgtcgcgcgcgcgcgcgtgtgtgtgtgtgtgtgtgtgtgtgtgtgtgtgtgtgtgtgtgtgtgtgatagagacagggacagggacagggtaAGGGAGACGGAgagaaaggacacacacacacacacacacacacacacacacacacacctgttctgTAGTTGGattgtttgggaaagattaggaagtGTAGCCTCTTTGGAGACAGTCTCTGGCAGTGGGCTTagggtttcaaaagcctatgtcATTTCCTGGGTGTgcaatctctctccctccctctgcttcataCTTGTGGCTCAGAAGTAAGCTCCTGCCTGACTCCTGGTCCACATTCATGCCAGCCTCCCTGCTGCTGTGCTCCCACCAAGATGGCCACAGACTCTCAAACTCTGAAACCATGACCCTAATTAAATGTTCTTGtttataagtttccttggtcatggtgtttggtcatgacaatagaaaaataactaagacaatatCCTTGGAAGTGCTACTAGTGGAAGAGTAAAAAATTACTCAAATCATTGAGTTTTAAAGAGCTGTAAGATATTCATAGAATAAAAAAGGGTAGTATCCCACTTTTAAGAAAGCAAAAATATCACCAACTAAATCACAAGGAGAAATACAGAAACTTGGATGTGCTGCATAGGGACAAAGGGATCATGCTGCTATAAGGTACCATACATGCAGTAGCATTATAGTTTACATTTCACATTCTCTGATCCAAAGAAAATATAACTAAATAATGTATTAATAAACCTGTTAATTAGGTACTAAGAGATACAAGTGATAGAAAACAAATCCTTTAACaattaaaaatcaaagaacaGCATTAGAAACAGCCCCTAAGGAGATGAGATGGCTCTTTGGGTaagggggcttgctgccaagtctgacaacctaagttcaattcccagaacccacatgatggagagAACCAACAAATCCTCTAGCCCGCCCACCCACCCacagataaatttttaaaagtttttaaaaaaaaataaataaaaagaagaaacattcCTTGAATTGGAAAGATTAATATAGCTAGACAGGCAACACATGTTACGGGTCTTAAGTATAACTTCATGGTGATGGTATGAAACATAGTATGCTTCAAAATAATGCATTAAAGGATTAGTAAAATGGTAAAATAAGGGATTATGATATAGCTTACAGTTCATGTAAGGTGAACTCACTATTTCTAAGCGCTCATGGGTACGACAGAGATTGCCATATAAATACATCTACCCAATCAATTAATTTTCTTACTCTTAAAAGTAGCCGACAatgtagcccagggtgacctGTAGTCCAGGTCTTCTCATGTCTATCAAGTAGCATCATCAGACTGCAGGCCTTCACTACCACAAGAGGCCAGACTGCTGAACAGTAATAGCGCTCTTAGTAGACGGAAGGTTTAACTGTAGAAGTGACTCTTGGGTAAGCAATTTAATGAGCCCATCTGAGTTTCACACCTTGCTCTTGAAAACTGGGTCTCTACTGTGGGCATCACATGCTTATCCACTGGAAAGCCTGCAGAACGGACAAGCGCAGCCCTGCACCCCACAAGCCAAGCTCTTCCCCAcctcactctgcagcccaagaTGTGAAGCTTCCCCTACCCAGCttcccaggctgctgctgctcGGATTTCAGATGTGCACGAGCACACCTCAGTGTAGCCACAGACTCCTGCAAATGCTACGTCAGTCCGAATATTTACCTTCATCCCTTCTTCCCAGCTGATCCACAGGTCACCACGAGTCAGGAAACAGGCAACCGCGTGTCTGGCTAAATGGTGGATCCAGCCCTCCTGACGAAGCTGAGTCATGATGGCGTCAATCCACGGGAAGCCTGTCCGGCCTTCTGCCCATTTGGCCAGAGCCTCGGGGTTCTTGTCCCAAGGGATCTGAACACAGATGGGGTTCCCTTCCATTTTGTCAAAGCGTGGGTTGTTTGTGGCTGCTGTATAAAAAAATTCACGCCACAGGAGTTGCCcataaagagaaaggggaggggaactATTCTTCTTTACCTgcgattaaaaaacaaaaagtattaccagaaaaaaattttaaagtatttcaaaAAACATACTCTGACTTCAGATAATACCTTTTTGTAGAGATCTGTTAGTTTGAAATAAAACAGCCGACATGATAAACAACCAAAGCGGAGATAAGGACTGAGTCCAGTTGGGCTTGCAAGCAGGGAGTTTGCATTCATTCGAGGTCGTTCAAAGTTTGCCACCCAGGCCTGGAAACACAGAGACAATTAAATTAACTTCTCTAATCACACTAACATGAGCTCAACTCTCCAGCACCGCATGGAAGGAGTTGAgctcacatactcacactcacacacacacacacacacacacacacacacacctcaaaactGAGGATTTTGAGGAATTTGTTATTATCCCACTATAGATCTCTGATTTAGTAACTGGAGAAAGGGACTTTAAAAGGTGACTTGTCTTTCCCTGAAGCCATCCATGTACAGCATGCACTCATGTGAAATAAACGGCCATCAGGTCCCCAGCCTCAGGAGTGAAGCACCTTCACCCTGTCTCTTTGAACACTGGGTCAAAGGAATACAATGGTGTGCCTTGCCTTTCCTAAGGTTTCAGATGCTCATGGTCGAGTAATGATAGTTGGAAAACATTAAAGGAAAATTCTACAAATAACTTGTaggttttaaataatttattatagtAGATCACAATTATACTATCTTACCATTAGTGAGTATATGAATCTCCTGATGCATCTAAGTTACAAACTAAGCTTTATTAAGAGACGGGAGAGGGCAAGGATGAGGGTCATCTGCAATGGGAGAAGTATCTGAGGGAGTGGCGGAACAGGATCAATACATGGGAGTCTTGCTAATTTCTACAATCAATACGTATTACCAGTGATACCAACAAAACAGACAAGTGAAACTGTCTCATGGGACCCACTGGAGTCTCAGACAGAGCAGCATGGCTGCAGGCAGAATCCTGCTCCAGCCCGTTAGCCAGCTGATACGGGTGGGAAGAACAGAAGCAGCAGCCTGGCTCCAGCAACAGGAAGAAGCAGGCAGGAGGAAAGGGCAGTACCTGATGGCTGATGGTGACTTCCAAACGTTAGATTTGTGCTGCTGTAACTATTTCTGTCGGTCTTCCTTTGTCAACAGCATATTCTGTCTAAAGCTTACGGCTAAGCCTCCCTGGATGTGCCTGGTCTCATCTAAACAAGGCTGAGATAATTTCTGAAAGGTTTATTTGGAATCTACATTGTACCTTTCTTTCCAAATGCCTTTCCAAACGTGtaagtgcctcagtttctcctcctggCCACACTGCAGAGGACAGGCCATCTGTATCAAAGCCTAAGGAAAAAGAaccaaataaatgaagaaaggaaaacatcATTAATATTGtaattattataaaacaaaaaaatcactgttTTCCTGACCACACTTACTTGGGAAACAAATCActcagcaaaaataaaataaacaaataaatacaactcTACAGGCCTACACTGGCTTACAGAGGACTACACAGGACTACACTGGCCTAGGCCCCACCCAATGACAGACTCCTGCCCCAAGGACCACACATGGTTCCCATTTTTAGGATGCACATTGTCACCTGACAGCCAGTCACAGTTTAAGAATGCACATGAGATATTTTTGGTTAATaggtttctcttttattttcccctttactcttctcttcttccagtAAAAATACATTAGAAGTGAAATGTCCAAATGATTTATGACtatgaagtattttaaaatatatttttaaattacttgggAATTTCACACATCGTATTCTGATCACACTGCCCTTACCTGTCCCCCTAAAGCTTCCTAGATCCCCCAGATCTCCCTACCCATCCTGACTGTGTTCTTTCTGACTTTTCTTAGTCAGCCATCAGGTCCACTTTGTGCTGCCATGCACTCTGGGTGCTTATCAGCGGCTGCACCCACCGAGCTCTTCCAGGGAAGGAACGCCATATTTCTCATCATGGTCATCAGACAGAGGGGTCATGCACTTTCCTATCACATCTGATGTGATGGTGTCTGCTGGCATCTCCAGTGGCTCCATCTTGCTGACGAGAGTCTGAAACCTTTTATATGTTAGAGGTGGCTGTCCGCCATTGAGTTCTATGATCCTGTTACAAGAATGAGTAAGATACAGTTAGTAAATGCTAATATAGCTTGGCTGATAAGCTCAAAAATGCTTATATCAGAAAATTTATCAATTAAGATATTTTGAATGTTAGCTTCTGATAAGACCAGAAAATGTGttcaaaaatatttaatgaatgtAAAACCATTCTCTTGAATTCCTAGATGTCTACTAGGTGTCAAATAATACAGTATGCAAACATCAAATCATTGATGGCAAGTATTTAGGATTGTGACTAAAAACTAACAAAGTAGTTCAACTAGCCTATAGATCATGtatagaaaaattaatataaatggaCAAGTGAAAAAAATGAACCAATTTAATAAATCTCAAGAGGCACCAATAAAACTAAAGTAGATTGATAATTCTAACGAGAAATAATCAGCAGAAGTAAAACATGCTATCAGTAGTGGGGcgcaccttcaatcccagcactcggaggcaaaggcaggtgggtctctataAATgccaggtcagcttggtctacagggtgagttctaggacagccagggctacacagagaaaccctatctcctcTTGCCCTTTCTGCTGTGTCCCAATTTCCTCTATGGACGTGAAGCCTCCACAGCTGTTTTCTGTTGTGTGGGTCCTTGTTACAGACCTCAGCACATGTatctgttcccagcacctgccCCTAGCTGAGCTTTTGTTTTCCGTGGTTTCAGTTACTTGTGTTCAATTGTGCTACAAAAATAGTATGTCTAGACTCACATAACTTATTACAGCATACTGTTCTAAACGTTCAATACCATTGTTAACCTCCTATAACTTATAATTTACAGCCAAGCTTTGCCATGCTGTGCTCTTTAGATAGACAGCACAGTGAACATGGGTTCAACGTGACTAGTGGTTCTTAACAGCCACCAGGGCTTTGGAATGCCCTCATGGATAAGGAGAGAAATATTATGCATACATGCACCCCAAATTCCAAGTCATTTATATTTAAGTATAGTCATTAATATTAAGTGCATTATGTAGTTATTGCTGACCACTGGGTACCTCAATCCTACAATAGTTCTAGGGAAAGATGCCAGCAGCACTTCCAAGGGTTTGCATTAAGTCTAGACATGGTTTCAGAGTAAAAGCTATCCTCCCTGCTGTAAGTacagtttgttttggtttaataTTTTGATATTACATATAGGGCTATAATGAAGTTTGTTGAATTCAATAATGCTACAATGACACTATTAAGTGTCTCTTAATTATCTACCAGCAAACTGAAACTCATAGAAAAGATTTTTACACACGTGTGCGCACAGacgcacagacacagacacacagacacacacacacagacgtacaggcacagacacacacacacacagacgtacaggcacagacacacacacacacaccgagtcTTTGGTATGTATTCACAATCAACTCAACAAAACCTAATTTTACAATATGGCTGAGTCTCCCATTTAGAAGCAACTTCTCTTACCCTATTCTGTCTGCTCCATATTCACCCATTGACGTTAAGAAAACTGGGACCTGATGGAAGTGTTGGTACCAAAAGGACTAGCACATGTAAGACATCACCAAGGGAAGACGCGTGTCTGGATCAagtaatggttttattcatttacttgctAACACAAGTAAAGTCAGTTTGTTGTGTTGTTTATAGAATTAGCTTTGTTAACTTGGTATAATGTGTAAATAACTTAAAAGGTAAAATTACTTAATAGATACACAAATTGTGAATTCTCATGTTTATAAAGACAATTTCATGCCAGAAGTTACTGTGAACTTAGACAGCTCCTGAATCTCCCAAGCATGTGCTCCTGTCTAATGCAAGCCGCAGGCTCTGCCTGTCACAGCGCCCCTGGTACTGCCACACACCCCATCAACAGACACACGGCAGATGGGATGTGAGGCCATGGTTCAGAGGACTCTAACTGGGTAGGTTATGACTTCAGTTTTCATCTCAACTAAATGAAGGGATAAGCTagtgtacatataataaaatcaCACAGAATATATCAAAGTAAGATATGGAAATGTGTCAAATAAGCTCTTAATTGAATTATGCTGACAGCCCTGAAAGGCAACAGTGGGCCAAGGtagcagtaaaaacaaaacaaaacaacaaaaaaagagtgttAAATAGCATTTCTTAGTTTAAAACTGAAGCACTAAAAATTTTCTTATTCACCGTGGTATTACAACTGAGTGAATAAAAATCACAGCAGCTAAATAAAATGCTAAGGGCTTGATATAAACCCATTTAATTCTTAAAATTCTGATtcaaatatttccaatttttataACCTTACTCAATTATGTACTTAATATCACCCAAAAGTGTACCTAAAATGTCTAAGATGGCAATGTCATTACATAATTTCTCGTAATAAAAATTCTTACTTGTCCAGGTCATACAGTGTATGTGAAATGCGCACGATGACTTCCACGCCAGCCTCAGTAGCCAGCTTCTTGATAGCTGCATCTCGTTCCTTCCCAAAAGGCTCAGAATCATACTCAATTGAGAGTTTAGTGATGTTCCATtcctaaaacaagacaaaaggggGCAACAACACATTACAATTTTATAGTAATGTTCTTCTTATAACAGTAAATAAGAAGTTCAAAATCTACATCAAATGATTATACATAAATCAGATTTCAAATATGAAGACAATTACACAATTTATCAATGTGAAAATATGCAGGTGACATACATATGCCAACGAGATTTCTGGCTTGTGCTTGGCATGAGCCAGTCTAGCAATATACTTAAAGCATACTCTTTATATTAAAGTGCTTAGGTAGTATTCGTTTTTTAATTACCTACACTACCTTATTTAATTCTGGATGAAAACCACCTAAGTTTGGCATTTTGCAGATAGTTATCACTTTTTTCAAAGGGACGTGCTCATGTTCACGGAGATAGAAAACATGAACTTATGCCTGCTAACGCTAAGACCGCTCTGTAACAAACCTTTGGTAGCTCATGTGGTATGAAACTGTTCTGCCGAGAACGAGTATTTTATTTCTGATCATTACAAATGTTGGCAGTAAAAAACTTGGAACCAGGAATGAAAACAGCAACTTCTGACTGAtgctgtatatatatacacaatacacatacaattGTATATATAGTTACTATAAATAAGGAAAACTATGACTTAAGATAATTAAATGATTTTCTCAGGAATGTAGTCCTTTTGTTGAACTCTAAAATCTATTCTAATTAgcttcaaaaaggaaaagaaatactaTAATTCTACAATTCCTTAACTGACTATATGATACCAGATTGTAACAGACCAAatgtgttcccaataaagccttcTAAATTCACGTTATACATTTTGCAGTTGGTTactttcaattaatttttttcaagtgtgtgtgcTCAGATGTGTGGATACCAAGGAAGGCAGAAGAAGATGTCAGGTCCccaggagctagagttatagaccACTGTGGGTATTGAGCTCTAAATTCAGGTCTCTTGGAAtagcagcaagctctcttaactgctgggccatctctctagcccagtacATACATTTAAAGcaaatttaaacatttattctATTTCTTCCTAGAAATTCTTGAGAAACAATCAAtggattaaaaataaacacatttaaagTTCTGATAGATGGGCACATTTTCAGCTATGTTGATTTACACCCCATCAACACCAGTATCCTAGAGTGACTGCCAGCTGCATGTATTAGTTATCTTATATAGATGTCTGTGAAACTAAGAGAAAAGTAAAGATttaaaaggttttcttttcttgaaggTCTTGAATGTATCAACATTAAGAGCTGTTTACCTTCAAGAAGAACCGAGGAAAGGAAATAACTATTTTACTGCCTTCTTCCTATTTGTTAGTACAAACATGctattttttcaatttaaaaatacaatgtaaATGAGGGTAGAAaacattgtgtatatatatttatgtatacacatTTGTCTCATGGCATGGCATACAGTTGAGTAGTAAAAGACACAGGATTTGAAGCTGAGAGTCCCCTGGTGAGAAGACTGCTCTCTTTGCTAGACACACTGCAAAATGCCCCTTGTCTGCATTATGCATTATGGGCAGAAAGCTTGGAGTGTCCAGTGGTCCTGAGCATCACGGTTtccatgtgtgcacttgtgtgcacgCTAGCCGATGTCCTCCTGATTCTGTTGTACTTAGCTCTGTTCCTTAGAGCTCGTTGTAGTTTAACAACAACGACTCTTTATTGTCTAAGTCATGAAAACCTTTTGCCTAGTGAGTATCTTGTAGTTAATTCTAtgtatttttttgagaaataatAATATGTTTAATGGTGTTTGAGGTGAGTCAATAAATAATACTCTCTGCTATTTTGTTGAGTTCAGGCATGTACATCAGAGAAGTAAAGGTCAAAATATAAAAAGCGTCCGTAGTAAAGCTAAACTGAAGGAAATATTACTAGATTTAGGACAAATCAGCTTGCTGACGGTTCACATCTGAACTCAACGTTACCTGTCCTGCCAATCATAAGCAGCACTTCCTTGCCTAGGGCTACCACTCTGGGTACAAACGTTACTCAGAGGAGAATGGAGTGTATGTGGAGCAGAAAAGGAACTGTCTGAGCCACACCCACCAGTTCTTTCTCCTAAACTCATTAAAGTCTCCATCACTCACTTCTTTCCTGGGAATGAATTAATGAACATCTTTCTACAAGAAAAACTGCAAAGCCAGAGAGAAGAACATCCCCTGAATATTAAATGTGTTTACGCACCACAGACTTACAGGAAGGTCCTTCTCTGCCATGTCTTTTTGTAACTAGCTTAATCATTCCTTTTCTATCTTTGAGGTGAAAAGTTCTTTGATTCCTTTCTTTCTATAATTTTGAAAACTATTAATTTTTCCCCAGAATACTGCTGGAGGTGACTTATACATATTTGGTATTCTCTTGctattgatttttaatttaattctgtTGAAGTCAGAAAGTACAATTTGTGAGACTTCAACTGTCTGATACCTATTTTATTAGTGAGTGTGGTCCATTTTGGTAAATGTTTTTTGTGCGTCTGTCTACTGTGTAATTTCTGGATGTCTTGTTCTACAAATACCAGGTACAACAAACTGATTAAACACATAGTGAATAAACCTAGCAGAGTTCTGATTTTTTGTGTTGCTGAAATAAATGTTCCAGAATAAATGGaagctctctctttctgtgtattcATGTACCTATATTGCATTcattaataaatatattgattagtatgtgtgtgtgagagcgtgCATGCCTCAACATCcaatggaggtcaaaggacatctTGCTGGAGTCACTTTTCCCCTGGACCATGTggtccagagatcaaactcaagttgtcagaccTGGTGACAAGGGCTTTCCCTGATAAACCATCCAGCAACTCTGTGTAAGATGGCTTGAAACAATAAG encodes:
- the Cry1 gene encoding cryptochrome-1 isoform X2; its protein translation is MEPLEMPADTITSDVIGKCMTPLSDDHDEKYGVPSLEELGFDTDGLSSAVWPGGETEALTRLERHLERKAWVANFERPRMNANSLLASPTGLSPYLRFGCLSCRLFYFKLTDLYKKVKKNSSPPLSLYGQLLWREFFYTAATNNPRFDKMEGNPICVQIPWDKNPEALAKWAEGRTGFPWIDAIMTQLRQEGWIHHLARHAVACFLTRGDLWISWEEGMKVFEELLLDADWSINAGSWMWLSCSSFFQQFFHCYCPVGFGRRTDPNGDYIRRYLPVLRGFPAKYIYDPWNAPEGIQKVAKCLIGVNYPKPMVNHAEASRLNIERMKQIYQQLSRYRGLGLLASVPSNSNGNGGLMGYAPGENVPSCSSSGNGGLMGYAPGENVPSCSGGNCSQGSGILHYAHGDSQQTHSLKQGRSSAGTGLSSGKRPSQEEDAQSVGPKVQRQSSN
- the Cry1 gene encoding cryptochrome-1 is translated as MGVNAVHWFRKGLRLHDNPALKECIQGADTIRCVYILDPWFAGSSNVGINRWRFLLQCLEDLDANLRKLNSRLFVIRGQPADVFPRLFKEWNITKLSIEYDSEPFGKERDAAIKKLATEAGVEVIVRISHTLYDLDKIIELNGGQPPLTYKRFQTLVSKMEPLEMPADTITSDVIGKCMTPLSDDHDEKYGVPSLEELGFDTDGLSSAVWPGGETEALTRLERHLERKAWVANFERPRMNANSLLASPTGLSPYLRFGCLSCRLFYFKLTDLYKKVKKNSSPPLSLYGQLLWREFFYTAATNNPRFDKMEGNPICVQIPWDKNPEALAKWAEGRTGFPWIDAIMTQLRQEGWIHHLARHAVACFLTRGDLWISWEEGMKVFEELLLDADWSINAGSWMWLSCSSFFQQFFHCYCPVGFGRRTDPNGDYIRRYLPVLRGFPAKYIYDPWNAPEGIQKVAKCLIGVNYPKPMVNHAEASRLNIERMKQIYQQLSRYRGLGLLASVPSNSNGNGGLMGYAPGENVPSCSSSGNGGLMGYAPGENVPSCSGGNCSQGSGILHYAHGDSQQTHSLKQGRSSAGTGLSSGKRPSQEEDAQSVGPKVQRQSSN
- the Cry1 gene encoding cryptochrome-1 isoform X1, whose amino-acid sequence is MQLSKGRTFQGKVLRFLLQCLEDLDANLRKLNSRLFVIRGQPADVFPRLFKEWNITKLSIEYDSEPFGKERDAAIKKLATEAGVEVIVRISHTLYDLDKIIELNGGQPPLTYKRFQTLVSKMEPLEMPADTITSDVIGKCMTPLSDDHDEKYGVPSLEELGFDTDGLSSAVWPGGETEALTRLERHLERKAWVANFERPRMNANSLLASPTGLSPYLRFGCLSCRLFYFKLTDLYKKVKKNSSPPLSLYGQLLWREFFYTAATNNPRFDKMEGNPICVQIPWDKNPEALAKWAEGRTGFPWIDAIMTQLRQEGWIHHLARHAVACFLTRGDLWISWEEGMKVFEELLLDADWSINAGSWMWLSCSSFFQQFFHCYCPVGFGRRTDPNGDYIRRYLPVLRGFPAKYIYDPWNAPEGIQKVAKCLIGVNYPKPMVNHAEASRLNIERMKQIYQQLSRYRGLGLLASVPSNSNGNGGLMGYAPGENVPSCSSSGNGGLMGYAPGENVPSCSGGNCSQGSGILHYAHGDSQQTHSLKQGRSSAGTGLSSGKRPSQEEDAQSVGPKVQRQSSN